In one window of Tripterygium wilfordii isolate XIE 37 chromosome 1, ASM1340144v1, whole genome shotgun sequence DNA:
- the LOC119988443 gene encoding uncharacterized protein LOC119988443, with the protein MASTTSTVFLAISLVLLPIAVRSDLLSPLVAPIFDDVCKRVECGKGTCKASHNSTFFYECECDLGWKQTRFDEDDHLKFLPCIVPNCTMDYGCAAAPPSPVVDKSSNTNGSIFEPCHWMDCGGGSCNKTSTFTYSCECGVGYYNLLNISTFPCLRDCSIGLDCQNLGIAISNKSTTPSSVSSDNGSNEVSSNLRGKFYWWMILMVTLALLQWN; encoded by the exons ATGGCTTCTACAACTTCTACTGTCTTTCTTGCAATCTCTCTTGTCCTGCTACCTATTGCAGTACGAAGTGACCTTTTGTCTCCTCTTGTCGCCCCAATCTTTG ATGATGTGTGCAAACGCGTGGAATGTGGAAAGGGGACTTGCAAGGCTTCTCATAACAGCACTTTCTTTTATGAATGTGAATGTGATCTTGGATGGAAGCAGACCCGTTTTGATGAGGATGATCATCTCAAGTTTCTCCCTTGCATAGTTCCCAACT GCACCATGGATTATGGCTGTGCAGCAGCACCACCCTCCCCTGTTGTAGACAAATCAAGCAACACCAATGGGTCCATTTTTGAGC CTTGTCATTGGATGGACTGTGGAGGTGGTTCTTGCAACAAGACTTCAACTTTCACGTATAGTTGTGAATGTGGCGTGGGTTATTACAATCTTCTCAATATCTCTACCTTCCCATGCCTCAGAGACT GTTCAATCGGACTGGACTGTCAAAATCTTGggattgcaatttcaaataagtcTACTACTCCATCGTCTGTGTCATCTGACAATGGTTCAAACGAAG TTAGCTCAAATCTGCGAGGAAAGTTCTATTGGTGGATGATCCTGATGGTGACTCTCGCTCTCCTTCAGTGGAACTAG
- the LOC119990441 gene encoding VAN3-binding protein-like isoform X4: protein MEKLVREQPWRRDPAPYRPPETPLESMEFLSRSWSVSALEVSKALSPSPTMMLSKAPSTAAIQEDIVGELEESGATVSGNPFSFASSETSQMVMERIMSQSEVSPRTSGRLSHSSGPLNGAQSCGSLTDSPPVSPSEIDDVKQYCRSNNPTVNTQFRSSATPSVGSTNNVVVAGGGKTVGRWLKDRREKKKEETRANNAQVHAAISVAGVAAAVAAIAAATASSSGSDKDEQRAKTDMAVANAATLVAAQCVEAAEAMGAEREQLAFVVSSAVNVRSPGDIMTLTAAAATALRGAATLKARTLKEVWNIAAVIPVEKGVGVSGGSNGSSNGSFSGELLPEENFLGNCSRELLAKGCELLKRTRKGDLHWKIVSVYINRFNQVMLKMKSRHVAGTLTKKKKNVVRGVIKDMPAWPGRHLLEGGEHRRYFGLDTTLRGLVEFECRNQREYDIWTQGVSRLLTIVSERNNSRYT, encoded by the exons ATGGAGAAGCTCGTAAGGGAGCAGCCATGGCGTCGAGACCCGGCTCCGTACAGGCCTCCAGAGACACCTCTAGAGTCCATGGAGTTCCTCTCGCGTTCCTGGAGTGTTTCTGCCCTTGAAGTTTCTAAGGCTCTGTCTCCGTCCCCAACGATGATGCTCTCTAAGGCTCCCAGTACTGCCGCCATACAAGAGGACATTGTTGGGGAGCTTGAAGAGAGCGGAGCCACTGTGTCTGGGAACCCATTTTCTTTTGCATCCTCTGAGACCTCTCAGATGGTCATGGAGAGGATCATGTCGCAGTCG GAGGTGTCTCCGCGAACTTCAGGGAGGCTCTCGCACAGCAGTGGCCCTCTCAACGGCGCACAGAGCTGCGGTTCCTTGACTGACAGCCCTCCCGTCTCCCCTTCCGAAATCGACGACGTCAAG CAGTATTGCCGATCAAACAATCCCACCGTTAACACCCAATTCCGATCTTCAGCCACGCCAAGCGTTGGTTCGACTAACAACGTTGTTGTTGCCGGTGGTGGAAAGACGGTTGGGAGGTGGCTGAAGGataggagagagaagaagaaagaggagaccCGTGCAAACAATGCCCAGGTCCATGCGGCAATTTCGGTTGCTGGGGTTGCGGCTGCTGTGGCTGCCATTGCCGCCGCTACTGCGTCCTCGTCTGGGTCTGATAAAGATGAGCAGAGGGCGAAAACTGACATGGCCGTGGCGAATGCAGCAACCCTTGTTGCAGCTCAATGTGTAGAGGCTGCAGAGGCAATGGGTGCCGAAAGAGAGCAACTTGCTTTTGTTGTTAGCTCCGCCGTGAATGTACGATCACCCGGTGATATAATGACGCTTACTGCTGCAGCAGCAACAG CGCTTCGTGGGGCAGCTACATTGAAGGCCAGGACATTGAAGGAAGTCTGGAATATTGCAGCGGTGATTCCAGTGGAGAAGGGCGTGGGGGTTAGTGGTGGAAGTAATGGAAGTTCTAATGGTAGTTTCAGTGGTGAACTTCTTCCTGAAGAGAATTTCCTTGGCAATTGCAGTAGGGAATTGCTTGCAAAGGGCTGTGAGCTCCTCAAACGTACCCGTAAAG GGGACCTTCATTGGAAGATCGTCTCTGTTTACATCAACCGATTTAATCAG gTTATGTTGAAGATGAAGAGTAGACATGTAGCTGGGACcttaacaaaaaagaaaaaga ATGTGGTGCGGGGGGTGATCAAAGATATGCCTGCATGGCCAGGCCGCCATTTGCTCGAGGGTGGCGAGCACCGGCGATACTTTGGATTGGATACAACGTTGCGAGGCCTTGTAGAATTCGAGTGCAGGAACCAGCGGGAGTACGATATATGGACTCAAGGTGTCTCGAGGCTTCTCACTATCGTATCAGAAAGGAACAACAGTAGATATACATAA
- the LOC119990441 gene encoding VAN3-binding protein-like isoform X2: MEKLVREQPWRRDPAPYRPPETPLESMEFLSRSWSVSALEVSKALSPSPTMMLSKAPSTAAIQEDIVGELEESGATVSGNPFSFASSETSQMVMERIMSQSQEVSPRTSGRLSHSSGPLNGAQSCGSLTDSPPVSPSEIDDVKQYCRSNNPTVNTQFRSSATPSVGSTNNVVVAGGGKTVGRWLKDRREKKKEETRANNAQVHAAISVAGVAAAVAAIAAATASSSGSDKDEQRAKTDMAVANAATLVAAQCVEAAEAMGAEREQLAFVVSSAVNVRSPGDIMTLTAAAATALRGAATLKARTLKEVWNIAAVIPVEKGVGVSGGSNGSSNGSFSGELLPEENFLGNCSRELLAKGCELLKRTRKGDLHWKIVSVYINRFNQVMLKMKSRHVAGTLTKKKKNVVRGVIKDMPAWPGRHLLEGGEHRRYFGLDTTLRGLVEFECRNQREYDIWTQGVSRLLTIVSERNNSRYT; this comes from the exons ATGGAGAAGCTCGTAAGGGAGCAGCCATGGCGTCGAGACCCGGCTCCGTACAGGCCTCCAGAGACACCTCTAGAGTCCATGGAGTTCCTCTCGCGTTCCTGGAGTGTTTCTGCCCTTGAAGTTTCTAAGGCTCTGTCTCCGTCCCCAACGATGATGCTCTCTAAGGCTCCCAGTACTGCCGCCATACAAGAGGACATTGTTGGGGAGCTTGAAGAGAGCGGAGCCACTGTGTCTGGGAACCCATTTTCTTTTGCATCCTCTGAGACCTCTCAGATGGTCATGGAGAGGATCATGTCGCAGTCG CAGGAGGTGTCTCCGCGAACTTCAGGGAGGCTCTCGCACAGCAGTGGCCCTCTCAACGGCGCACAGAGCTGCGGTTCCTTGACTGACAGCCCTCCCGTCTCCCCTTCCGAAATCGACGACGTCAAG CAGTATTGCCGATCAAACAATCCCACCGTTAACACCCAATTCCGATCTTCAGCCACGCCAAGCGTTGGTTCGACTAACAACGTTGTTGTTGCCGGTGGTGGAAAGACGGTTGGGAGGTGGCTGAAGGataggagagagaagaagaaagaggagaccCGTGCAAACAATGCCCAGGTCCATGCGGCAATTTCGGTTGCTGGGGTTGCGGCTGCTGTGGCTGCCATTGCCGCCGCTACTGCGTCCTCGTCTGGGTCTGATAAAGATGAGCAGAGGGCGAAAACTGACATGGCCGTGGCGAATGCAGCAACCCTTGTTGCAGCTCAATGTGTAGAGGCTGCAGAGGCAATGGGTGCCGAAAGAGAGCAACTTGCTTTTGTTGTTAGCTCCGCCGTGAATGTACGATCACCCGGTGATATAATGACGCTTACTGCTGCAGCAGCAACAG CGCTTCGTGGGGCAGCTACATTGAAGGCCAGGACATTGAAGGAAGTCTGGAATATTGCAGCGGTGATTCCAGTGGAGAAGGGCGTGGGGGTTAGTGGTGGAAGTAATGGAAGTTCTAATGGTAGTTTCAGTGGTGAACTTCTTCCTGAAGAGAATTTCCTTGGCAATTGCAGTAGGGAATTGCTTGCAAAGGGCTGTGAGCTCCTCAAACGTACCCGTAAAG GGGACCTTCATTGGAAGATCGTCTCTGTTTACATCAACCGATTTAATCAG gTTATGTTGAAGATGAAGAGTAGACATGTAGCTGGGACcttaacaaaaaagaaaaaga ATGTGGTGCGGGGGGTGATCAAAGATATGCCTGCATGGCCAGGCCGCCATTTGCTCGAGGGTGGCGAGCACCGGCGATACTTTGGATTGGATACAACGTTGCGAGGCCTTGTAGAATTCGAGTGCAGGAACCAGCGGGAGTACGATATATGGACTCAAGGTGTCTCGAGGCTTCTCACTATCGTATCAGAAAGGAACAACAGTAGATATACATAA
- the LOC119990441 gene encoding VAN3-binding protein-like isoform X1, with protein MEKLVREQPWRRDPAPYRPPETPLESMEFLSRSWSVSALEVSKALSPSPTMMLSKAPSTAAIQEDIVGELEESGATVSGNPFSFASSETSQMVMERIMSQSQEVSPRTSGRLSHSSGPLNGAQSCGSLTDSPPVSPSEIDDVKQQYCRSNNPTVNTQFRSSATPSVGSTNNVVVAGGGKTVGRWLKDRREKKKEETRANNAQVHAAISVAGVAAAVAAIAAATASSSGSDKDEQRAKTDMAVANAATLVAAQCVEAAEAMGAEREQLAFVVSSAVNVRSPGDIMTLTAAAATALRGAATLKARTLKEVWNIAAVIPVEKGVGVSGGSNGSSNGSFSGELLPEENFLGNCSRELLAKGCELLKRTRKGDLHWKIVSVYINRFNQVMLKMKSRHVAGTLTKKKKNVVRGVIKDMPAWPGRHLLEGGEHRRYFGLDTTLRGLVEFECRNQREYDIWTQGVSRLLTIVSERNNSRYT; from the exons ATGGAGAAGCTCGTAAGGGAGCAGCCATGGCGTCGAGACCCGGCTCCGTACAGGCCTCCAGAGACACCTCTAGAGTCCATGGAGTTCCTCTCGCGTTCCTGGAGTGTTTCTGCCCTTGAAGTTTCTAAGGCTCTGTCTCCGTCCCCAACGATGATGCTCTCTAAGGCTCCCAGTACTGCCGCCATACAAGAGGACATTGTTGGGGAGCTTGAAGAGAGCGGAGCCACTGTGTCTGGGAACCCATTTTCTTTTGCATCCTCTGAGACCTCTCAGATGGTCATGGAGAGGATCATGTCGCAGTCG CAGGAGGTGTCTCCGCGAACTTCAGGGAGGCTCTCGCACAGCAGTGGCCCTCTCAACGGCGCACAGAGCTGCGGTTCCTTGACTGACAGCCCTCCCGTCTCCCCTTCCGAAATCGACGACGTCAAG CAGCAGTATTGCCGATCAAACAATCCCACCGTTAACACCCAATTCCGATCTTCAGCCACGCCAAGCGTTGGTTCGACTAACAACGTTGTTGTTGCCGGTGGTGGAAAGACGGTTGGGAGGTGGCTGAAGGataggagagagaagaagaaagaggagaccCGTGCAAACAATGCCCAGGTCCATGCGGCAATTTCGGTTGCTGGGGTTGCGGCTGCTGTGGCTGCCATTGCCGCCGCTACTGCGTCCTCGTCTGGGTCTGATAAAGATGAGCAGAGGGCGAAAACTGACATGGCCGTGGCGAATGCAGCAACCCTTGTTGCAGCTCAATGTGTAGAGGCTGCAGAGGCAATGGGTGCCGAAAGAGAGCAACTTGCTTTTGTTGTTAGCTCCGCCGTGAATGTACGATCACCCGGTGATATAATGACGCTTACTGCTGCAGCAGCAACAG CGCTTCGTGGGGCAGCTACATTGAAGGCCAGGACATTGAAGGAAGTCTGGAATATTGCAGCGGTGATTCCAGTGGAGAAGGGCGTGGGGGTTAGTGGTGGAAGTAATGGAAGTTCTAATGGTAGTTTCAGTGGTGAACTTCTTCCTGAAGAGAATTTCCTTGGCAATTGCAGTAGGGAATTGCTTGCAAAGGGCTGTGAGCTCCTCAAACGTACCCGTAAAG GGGACCTTCATTGGAAGATCGTCTCTGTTTACATCAACCGATTTAATCAG gTTATGTTGAAGATGAAGAGTAGACATGTAGCTGGGACcttaacaaaaaagaaaaaga ATGTGGTGCGGGGGGTGATCAAAGATATGCCTGCATGGCCAGGCCGCCATTTGCTCGAGGGTGGCGAGCACCGGCGATACTTTGGATTGGATACAACGTTGCGAGGCCTTGTAGAATTCGAGTGCAGGAACCAGCGGGAGTACGATATATGGACTCAAGGTGTCTCGAGGCTTCTCACTATCGTATCAGAAAGGAACAACAGTAGATATACATAA
- the LOC119990441 gene encoding VAN3-binding protein-like isoform X3 has protein sequence MEKLVREQPWRRDPAPYRPPETPLESMEFLSRSWSVSALEVSKALSPSPTMMLSKAPSTAAIQEDIVGELEESGATVSGNPFSFASSETSQMVMERIMSQSEVSPRTSGRLSHSSGPLNGAQSCGSLTDSPPVSPSEIDDVKQQYCRSNNPTVNTQFRSSATPSVGSTNNVVVAGGGKTVGRWLKDRREKKKEETRANNAQVHAAISVAGVAAAVAAIAAATASSSGSDKDEQRAKTDMAVANAATLVAAQCVEAAEAMGAEREQLAFVVSSAVNVRSPGDIMTLTAAAATALRGAATLKARTLKEVWNIAAVIPVEKGVGVSGGSNGSSNGSFSGELLPEENFLGNCSRELLAKGCELLKRTRKGDLHWKIVSVYINRFNQVMLKMKSRHVAGTLTKKKKNVVRGVIKDMPAWPGRHLLEGGEHRRYFGLDTTLRGLVEFECRNQREYDIWTQGVSRLLTIVSERNNSRYT, from the exons ATGGAGAAGCTCGTAAGGGAGCAGCCATGGCGTCGAGACCCGGCTCCGTACAGGCCTCCAGAGACACCTCTAGAGTCCATGGAGTTCCTCTCGCGTTCCTGGAGTGTTTCTGCCCTTGAAGTTTCTAAGGCTCTGTCTCCGTCCCCAACGATGATGCTCTCTAAGGCTCCCAGTACTGCCGCCATACAAGAGGACATTGTTGGGGAGCTTGAAGAGAGCGGAGCCACTGTGTCTGGGAACCCATTTTCTTTTGCATCCTCTGAGACCTCTCAGATGGTCATGGAGAGGATCATGTCGCAGTCG GAGGTGTCTCCGCGAACTTCAGGGAGGCTCTCGCACAGCAGTGGCCCTCTCAACGGCGCACAGAGCTGCGGTTCCTTGACTGACAGCCCTCCCGTCTCCCCTTCCGAAATCGACGACGTCAAG CAGCAGTATTGCCGATCAAACAATCCCACCGTTAACACCCAATTCCGATCTTCAGCCACGCCAAGCGTTGGTTCGACTAACAACGTTGTTGTTGCCGGTGGTGGAAAGACGGTTGGGAGGTGGCTGAAGGataggagagagaagaagaaagaggagaccCGTGCAAACAATGCCCAGGTCCATGCGGCAATTTCGGTTGCTGGGGTTGCGGCTGCTGTGGCTGCCATTGCCGCCGCTACTGCGTCCTCGTCTGGGTCTGATAAAGATGAGCAGAGGGCGAAAACTGACATGGCCGTGGCGAATGCAGCAACCCTTGTTGCAGCTCAATGTGTAGAGGCTGCAGAGGCAATGGGTGCCGAAAGAGAGCAACTTGCTTTTGTTGTTAGCTCCGCCGTGAATGTACGATCACCCGGTGATATAATGACGCTTACTGCTGCAGCAGCAACAG CGCTTCGTGGGGCAGCTACATTGAAGGCCAGGACATTGAAGGAAGTCTGGAATATTGCAGCGGTGATTCCAGTGGAGAAGGGCGTGGGGGTTAGTGGTGGAAGTAATGGAAGTTCTAATGGTAGTTTCAGTGGTGAACTTCTTCCTGAAGAGAATTTCCTTGGCAATTGCAGTAGGGAATTGCTTGCAAAGGGCTGTGAGCTCCTCAAACGTACCCGTAAAG GGGACCTTCATTGGAAGATCGTCTCTGTTTACATCAACCGATTTAATCAG gTTATGTTGAAGATGAAGAGTAGACATGTAGCTGGGACcttaacaaaaaagaaaaaga ATGTGGTGCGGGGGGTGATCAAAGATATGCCTGCATGGCCAGGCCGCCATTTGCTCGAGGGTGGCGAGCACCGGCGATACTTTGGATTGGATACAACGTTGCGAGGCCTTGTAGAATTCGAGTGCAGGAACCAGCGGGAGTACGATATATGGACTCAAGGTGTCTCGAGGCTTCTCACTATCGTATCAGAAAGGAACAACAGTAGATATACATAA
- the LOC120000993 gene encoding chlorophyllase-2: protein MCSSVSTANVFETGNYTILVHKVESSPCNRSTKSRSSPPPKPLLIAMPTEAGEYPVLIFLHGYLLYNSFYSQLIQHVASHGFIVIAPQLYAVAGPDTTDEIKSTAAITNWLSEGLIELLPSHVKPNLSKLGLAGHSRGGKTAFALILQKIETALKLKFSALIGVDPVDGMDKGKQTPPPVLTYIPHSFDLKMPVMVIGSGLGEVKKNPLFPACAPRGVNHEDFFKECRKPACYFVVKDYGHLDMLDDETEGIRGKTTYCLCKNGKAREPMRRFVGGIVVAFMKAYLQGDDSDFVAIRDGHGGAPVELQTIQCVA from the exons ATGTGTTCCTCTGTATCAACTGCGAATGTCTTTGAAACTGGAAACTACACCATACTTGTTCACAAGGTTGAATCAAGTCCATGCAACAGGAGTACTAAGTCAAGGTCTTCACCTCCTCCAAAGCCACTATTGATTGCGATGCCCACTGAAGCAGGGGAATACCCGGTTCTTATTTTCCTCCATGGGTATCTTCTCTACAATTCTTTCTACTCTCAGCTTATTCAACATGTTGCCTCTCATGGGTTCATTGTCATTGCTCCTCAG TTATATGCAGTGGCTGGACCAGATACGACGGATGAGATAAAATCTACAGCTGCTATAACAAATTGGTTATCGGAAGGACTAATCGAATTGCTCCCGTCCCATGTTAAGCCGAATCTAAGCAAGTTAGGACTCGCTGGCCATAGTCGTGGAGGCAAGACAGCTTTTGCGCTCATTCTCCAAAAAATAGAGACTGCGCTGAAGCTTAAATTCTCGGCCTTGATAGGTGTAGACCCAGTTGATGGAATGGACAAAGGGAAACAAACCCCTCCTCCGGTACTCACTTACATCCCTCATTCGTTTGATCTTAAAATGCCAGTAATGGTCATTGGTTCAGGCTTAGGTGAAGTGAAGAAGAATCCTTTGTTTCCAGCTTGCGCTCCTAGAGGTGTTAACCACGAAGATTTCTTTAAAGAATGTCGAAAACCAGCTTGTTATTTTGTCGTTAAGGATTATGGTCATCTCGACATGCTAGATGATGAAACTGAGGGGATTAGAGGCAAAACTACTTATTGTTTGTGCAAGAATGGTAAGGCTAGGGAGCCAATGAGGAGGTTTGTTGGAGGAATTGTGGTTGCGTTTATGAAAGCTTACTTGCAAGGCGACGACAGTGACTTCGTAGCGATTAGAGATGGGCATGGAGGTGCCCCGGTTGAACTTCAAACCATCCAATGTGTCGCGTGA
- the LOC120003737 gene encoding EPIDERMAL PATTERNING FACTOR-like protein 4 isoform X1: MGVVRHRRRWYYNHHRLLSAFTFLLFFTTSATALSKLVDLFAGAGFREREKEERGSGSDPISRVLTQRRLGGPGSSPPTCRSKCGRCFPCMPVHAAIQPGFSMPLQYYPEAWRCKCGNELFMP, from the exons ATGGGCGTCGTGCGCCACCGCCGCCGTTGGTACTACAATCATCATCGTCTACTCTCTGCATTCACTTTCCTCTTATTCTTCACCACCTCTGCAACAGCGCTCTCCAAACTCG TCGATCTTTTCGCAGGTGCCGGCTttagggagagagaaaaggaggaGAGAGGAAGTGGGTCGGATCCAATTTCGCGGGTTCTGACCCAGAGGAGACTAGGCGGGCCGGGTTCTTCCCCACCAACTTGTAGATCCAAGTGCGGAAGATGCTTCCCTTGTATGCCGGTTCACGCTGCAATTCAACCCGGATTCAGTATGCCATTACAGTACTACCCTGAAGCTTGGCGATGCAAGTGTGGCAACGAACTGTTCATGCCTTAA
- the LOC120003737 gene encoding EPIDERMAL PATTERNING FACTOR-like protein 5 isoform X2 produces MGVVRHRRRWYYNHHRLLSAFTFLLFFTTSATALSKLGAGFREREKEERGSGSDPISRVLTQRRLGGPGSSPPTCRSKCGRCFPCMPVHAAIQPGFSMPLQYYPEAWRCKCGNELFMP; encoded by the exons ATGGGCGTCGTGCGCCACCGCCGCCGTTGGTACTACAATCATCATCGTCTACTCTCTGCATTCACTTTCCTCTTATTCTTCACCACCTCTGCAACAGCGCTCTCCAAACTCG GTGCCGGCTttagggagagagaaaaggaggaGAGAGGAAGTGGGTCGGATCCAATTTCGCGGGTTCTGACCCAGAGGAGACTAGGCGGGCCGGGTTCTTCCCCACCAACTTGTAGATCCAAGTGCGGAAGATGCTTCCCTTGTATGCCGGTTCACGCTGCAATTCAACCCGGATTCAGTATGCCATTACAGTACTACCCTGAAGCTTGGCGATGCAAGTGTGGCAACGAACTGTTCATGCCTTAA
- the LOC119997074 gene encoding protein TIFY 4B-like isoform X2, whose product MDTEAMPSHSILDKPLSQLTQEDISQLTREDCRKFLKERGMRRPSWNKSQAIQQVISLKALLEGNEDSGAAALCKILGSPHLDAPPETPHLGYPMKESSNGCFPGHISATMVDETFSCRQKDSPKSTTPSEELGWPPIDSDVNVISPRSPSVKNSLVGQMTILYCGKVNVYDGVPPDKARALTRFAASPIPFDNTLCGTSALWSFPSHSHTASDKHGPVPTGVSTLHTMQTDVQGRQI is encoded by the exons ATGGACACCGAAGCCATGCCGTCCCACTCCATACTAGACAAACCCCTCTCACAGCTAACTCAAGAAGACATTTCTCAGCTCACCCGCGAAGATTGCCGCAAATTTCTTAAAGAGAGAG GAATGCGGAGACCCTCGTGGAACAAATCGCAGGCGATCCAGCAAGTTATATCCCTCAAAGCTCTTCTAGAAGGCAACGAAGATTCCGGCGCTGCTGCTCTCTGCAAAATTCTCGGCTCGCCCCATCTGGACGCGCCGCCC GAAACTCCACATTTGGGTTACCCAATGAAGGAATCGAGTAATGGCTGTTTCCCCGGTCACATTTCGGCAACAATGGTGGATGAGACGTTTTCATGTCGGCAGAAGGACTCTCCAAAATCCACCACTCCTTCAGAGGAATTGGGTTGGCCACCAATAGATAGCGATGTTAATGTTATCAGTCCCAG GAGTCCAAGTGTGAAAAATAGTTTAGTCGGGCAAATGACAATTCTCTATTGTGGCAAGGTTAACGTGTATGATGGAGTTCCACctgataag GCGCGGGCACTAACGCGCTTTGCAGCAAGTCCTATACCTTTTGACAATACACTTTGTGGAACTTCAGCACTGTGGTCCTTTCCGTCTCATTCACACACTGCAAGTGACAAACATGGCCCTGTTCCTACTGGTGTATCAACTCTCCATACCATGCAAACAG ATGTCCAGGGACGCCAAATTTGA
- the LOC119997074 gene encoding protein TIFY 4B-like isoform X1, which translates to MDTEAMPSHSILDKPLSQLTQEDISQLTREDCRKFLKERGMRRPSWNKSQAIQQVISLKALLEGNEDSGAAALCKILGSPHLDAPPETPHLGYPMKESSNGCFPGHISATMVDETFSCRQKDSPKSTTPSEELGWPPIDSDVNVISPRSPSVKNSLVGQMTILYCGKVNVYDGVPPDKARALTRFAASPIPFDNTLCGTSALWSFPSHSHTASDKHGPVPTGVSTLHTMQTEGQGSREVSLQRFLKKRKDRGRFKGRNNTGLTSSGLEVYLNHQVGKHSPNGHTSRSSTSSPPPSLEGHLP; encoded by the exons ATGGACACCGAAGCCATGCCGTCCCACTCCATACTAGACAAACCCCTCTCACAGCTAACTCAAGAAGACATTTCTCAGCTCACCCGCGAAGATTGCCGCAAATTTCTTAAAGAGAGAG GAATGCGGAGACCCTCGTGGAACAAATCGCAGGCGATCCAGCAAGTTATATCCCTCAAAGCTCTTCTAGAAGGCAACGAAGATTCCGGCGCTGCTGCTCTCTGCAAAATTCTCGGCTCGCCCCATCTGGACGCGCCGCCC GAAACTCCACATTTGGGTTACCCAATGAAGGAATCGAGTAATGGCTGTTTCCCCGGTCACATTTCGGCAACAATGGTGGATGAGACGTTTTCATGTCGGCAGAAGGACTCTCCAAAATCCACCACTCCTTCAGAGGAATTGGGTTGGCCACCAATAGATAGCGATGTTAATGTTATCAGTCCCAG GAGTCCAAGTGTGAAAAATAGTTTAGTCGGGCAAATGACAATTCTCTATTGTGGCAAGGTTAACGTGTATGATGGAGTTCCACctgataag GCGCGGGCACTAACGCGCTTTGCAGCAAGTCCTATACCTTTTGACAATACACTTTGTGGAACTTCAGCACTGTGGTCCTTTCCGTCTCATTCACACACTGCAAGTGACAAACATGGCCCTGTTCCTACTGGTGTATCAACTCTCCATACCATGCAAACAG AGGGCCAAGGGAGCAGGGAAGTGTCATTGCAGCGGTTTCTCAAAAAGCGGAAAGACAG GGGAAGATTTAAGGGCAGGAATAATACAGGGCTCACGTCTTCTGGCTTGGAGGTGTATCTGAACCATCAGGTTGGGAAACATAGCCCAAATGGACACACAAGCCGAAGTAGCACAAGCTCTCCCCCACCAAGCCTGGAAGGCCATCTACCTTAG
- the LOC119997194 gene encoding 1,2-dihydroxy-3-keto-5-methylthiopentene dioxygenase 1-like: MWRLLFEFSYKLTLLGDSIPVFADETKENHPHALPEVKTELLMAIEAWFMDNSNEDQRLPHHGDPKEPVSPEHLAELGVLYWHLNPNDYENDEELRRIRKERGYNYMDLLDLCPEKVVNYEEKLRNFYTEHIHADEEIRYCLEGSGYFDVRAKDEHWIRIWIKAGDMIVLPAGIYHRFTLDTSNYVKLMRLFVGEPVWTAYNRPQEDHPARKEYVKSFTEKVGVALEAH; encoded by the exons ATGTGGCGATTACTCTTCGAATTCTCTTATAAACTCACTCTCTTGGGTGATTCTATCCCTGTATTTGCCGACGAGACCAAGGAGAATCATCCCCACGCCTTGCCGGAAGTGAAGACCGAGTTGCTCATGGCGATCGAG GCATGGTTCATGGACAATAGCAACGAAGACCAGAGGCTCCCTCATCATGGTGACCCGAAAGAACCTGTTTCACCAGAACATTTGGCAg AATTGGGAGTGTTGTACTGGCACTTGAATCCAAATGACTATGAAAACGATGAAGAATTGCGGAGGATCAGAAAAGAAAGGGGATACAATTATATG GATTTACTTGATCTATGTCCAGAGAAGGTTGTCAACTATGAGGAGAAGCTGAGAAACTTCTATACAGAGCACATACATGCTGATGAAGAGATTCGTTACTGTTTAGAAGGAAGTGGATACTTTGATGTTCGGGCCAAGGATGAACATTGGATTAGAATTTGGATCAAGGCAGGTGATATGATCGTTTTGCCTGCAGGAATCTATCATCGTTTCACCCTAGATACCAGTAACTATGTCAAG CTTATGAGATTATTTGTGGGAGAGCCAGTGTGGACTGCATATAACCGGCCACAGGAAGATCATCCTGCCAGGAAGGAGTATGTTAAGAGTTTTACTGAGAAGGTTGGTGTGGCACTTGAAGCTCATTAG